A genomic segment from Dasypus novemcinctus isolate mDasNov1 chromosome X, mDasNov1.1.hap2, whole genome shotgun sequence encodes:
- the PLXNA3 gene encoding plexin-A3, whose amino-acid sequence MPPVSLLPLLLLAVEGALGSGRPFRAFAVTDTTLTHLAVHRVTGEVFVGAVNRVFKLAPNLTELRAHVTGPVEDNARCYPPPSMRVCTHRLAPADNVNKLLLIDYAARRLVACGSIWQGICQFLRLDDLFKLGEPHHRKEHYLSGAPEPDSMAGVIVEQGQGPSKLFVGTAVDGKSEYFPTLSSRRLIGDEDSADMFSLVYQDEFVSSQIKIPSDTLSLYPAFDIYYVYGFVSASFVYFLTLQLDTQQTLLDTAGEKFFTSKIVRMCAGDAEFYSYVEFPIGCSWRGVEYRLVQSAHLAKPGPRLAQALGVPADEDVLFTVFSQGQKNRASPPRQTVLCLFTLGAINAHIRRRIQSCYRGEGTLALPWLINKELPCINTPIQINGNFCGLVLNQPLGGLHVIEGLPLLADSTDGMASVAAYTYHQHSVVFIGTRSGSLKKVRVDGSQDAHLYETVPVVDGSPILRDLLFSPDHQYIYLLSEKQVSQLPVETCEQYLSCAACLGSGDPHCGWCVLQHRCCREGACPGASAPHGFAEELSKCVQVRVRPNNVSVTSPGVQLTVAVRNVPDLSAGVSCAFEEVTESEALLLASGELRCPSPSLQELRALTRGHGATRTVRLQLLSRETGVRFAGADLVFYNCSVLQSCMSCVGSPYPCHWCKYRHVCTSHPHECSFQEGRVHSPEGCPELLPSGDLLIPVGVMQPLTLRAKNLPQPQSGQKNYECVVGVQGRQQRVPAVRFNSSSVQCQNASYSYEGDEYGDTVLDFSVVWDGDFPIDKPASFRALLYKCWAQRPSCGLCLKADPRFNCGWCVSENKCQLRAHCPAPKTNWMHPSQRSPRCSHPRITQVHPLMGPKEGGTRITLAGENLGLTSREVGLLVAGVRCNSIPSEYVSAERIVCEMEESLVPSPPPGPVELCVGDCSADFRTQSEQLYTFVTPTFHRVSPSRGPASGGTRLTISGSSLDAGSRVTVTVRDGECQFVRRDAEAIVCISPGSPVGPSQALITLAIDRANISSPGVTYTYTQDPTVTRLEPTWSIINGSTAITVSGTHLLTVQEPRVRAKYRGIETTNTCQVINDTAMLCKAPGIFPGRPQPRAQGEHPDEFGFLLDHVQAARSLNRSAFTYYPDPSFEPLGPSGVLDVKPGSHVVLKGKNLIPAAAGSSRLNYTVLIGGQPCALTVSDTQLLCDSPSQTGRQPVLVLVGGLEFWLGTLHITAERALTLPAVAGLAAGGGLLLLAITAVLVAYKRKTQDADRTLKRLQLQMDNLESRVALECKEAFAELQTDINELTNHMDGVQIPFLDYRTYAVRVLFPGIEAHPVLKELDTPPNVEKALRLFGQLLHSRAFVLTFIHTLEAQSSFSMRDRGTVASLTMVALQSRLDYATGLLKQLLADLIEKNLESKNHPKLLLRRTESVAEKMLTNWFTFLLHKFLKECAGEPLFLLYCAIKQQMEKGPIDAITGEARYSLSEDKLIRQQIDYKTLTLHCVCPESEGSAQVPVKVLNCDSVTQAKDKLLDAVYKGLPYSQRPKAEDMDLEWRQGRMARIILQDEDVTTKIECDWKRVNSLAHYQVTDGSLVALVPKQVSAYNMANSFTFTRSLSRYESLLRTASSPDSLRSRAPMITPDQETGTKLWHLVKNHDHTDHREGDRGSKMVSEIYLTRLLATKGTLQKFVDDLFETVFSTAHRGSALPLAIKYMFDFLDEQADQRQISDPDVRHTWKSNCLPLRFWVNVIKNPQFVFDIHKNSITDACLSVVAQTFMDSCSTSEHRLGKDSPSNKLLYAKDIPNYKSWVERYYRDIAKMASISDQDMDAYLVEQSRLHASDFNVLSALSELYFYVTKYRQEILTALDRDASCRKHKLRQKLEQIISLVSGTS is encoded by the exons ATGCCCCCTGTCTCCCTGCTCCCGCTGCTCCTCCTCGCCGTGGAGGGGGCCCTGGGCAGCGGCCGGCCCTTCCGGGCGTTCGCCGTGACGGACACCACGCTCACGCACCTGGCCGTGCACCGGGTGACGGGGGAGGTGTTCGTGGGCGCGGTGAACCGCGTCTTCAAGCTGGCCCCCAACCTGACGGAGCTGCGCGCCCACGTCACGGGGCCCGTGGAGGACAACGCCCGCTGCTACCCGCCGCCCAGCATGCGGGTGTGCACCCACCGCCTGGCGCCCGCGGACAACGTCAACAAGCTGCTGCTCATCGACTACGCGGCCCGGCGCCTGGTGGCCTGCGGCAGCATCTGGCAGGGCATCTGCCAGTTCCTGCGGCTGGACGACCTGTTCAAGCTCGGCGAGCCGCACCACCGCAAGGAGCACTACCTGTCGGGGGCCCCCGAGCCCGACTCCATGGCCGGCGTCATCGTGGagcagggccaggggcccagcAAGCTGTTCGTGGGCACCGCCGTGGACGGCAAGTCCGAGTACTTTCCCACCCTCAGCTCCCGCCGGCTCATCGGCGACGAGGACAGCGCCGACATGTTCAGCCTG GTGTACCAGGACGAGTTCGTCTCGTCCCAGATCAAGATCCCCTCTGACACCCTGTCCCTGTACCCCGCCTTCGACATCTACTACGTCTACGGCTTCGTCAGCGCCTCCTTCGTCTACTTCCTGACCCTGCAGCTGGACACGCAGCAGACCCTGCTGGACACGGCGGGCGAGAAGTTCTTCACGTCCAAGATCGTGCGCATGTGCGCGGGGGACGCCGAGTTCTACTCCTACGTGGAGTTCCCGATCGGCTGCTCCTGGCGGGGGGTGGAGTACCGCCTGGTGCAGAGCGCCCACCTGGCCAAGCCGGGCCCGCGGCTGGCCCAGGCCCTGGGCGTGCCGGCCGACGAGGACGTCCTCTTCACCGTCTTCTCCCAGGGCCAGAAGAACCGGGCCAGCCCGCCCCGGCAGACCGTCCTGTGCCTCTTCACCCTCGGCGCCATCAACGCCCACATCCGCCGCCGCATCCAGTCCTGCTACCGGGGGGAGGGCACGCTGGCCCTGCCCTGGCTCATCAACAAGGAGCTGCCCTGCATCAACACC CCCATTCAGATCAACGGAAACTTCTGCGGGCTGGTGCTGAACCAGCCGCTGGGCGGCCTGCACGTGATCGAGGGGCTGCCCCTGCTGGCCGACAGCACCGATGGCATGGCCAGCGTGGCGGCCTACACCTACCACCAGCACTCCGTGGTCTTCATCGGCACACGCAGCGGCAGCCTGAAGAAG GTGCGCGTGGATGGCTCGCAGGATGCCCACCTGTACGAGACGGTCCCCGTGGTGGACGGCAGCCCCATCCTCCGAGACCTGCTCTTCAGCCCCGACCACCAGTACATCTACCTCCTCAGTGAGAAGCAG GTGAGCCAACTGCCGGTGGAGACCTGCGAGCAGTACCTGAGCTGCGCGGCCTGCCTGGGCTCCGGGGACCCGCACTGTGGCTGGTGTGTGCTGCAGCACAG GTGCTGCCGTGAAGGGGCCTGCCCGGGCGCCTCGGCCCCGCACGGCTTTGCGGAGGAGCTGAGCAAGTGCGTCCAGGTGCGGGTCCGGCCCAACAACGTGTCGGTGACCTCGCCCGGCGTGCAG CTGACCGTGGCCGTGCGCAACGTGCCAGACCTCAGCGCGGGCGTGAGCTGTGCCTTCGAGGAGGTGACGGAGAGCGAGGCCCTCCTGCTGGCCTCCGGCGAGCTGCGCTGCCCCTCGCCCTCCCTCCAGGAGCTGCGGGCTCTCACCCGGGGCCACG GGGCCACCCGCACGGTGCGGCTGCAGCTGCTCTCCAGGGAGACGGGGGTGCGCTTTGCCGGGGCCGACCTGGTCTTCTACAACTGCAGCGTCCTCCAGTC GTGCATGTCCTGCGTCGGCAGCCCCTACCCCTGCCACTGGTGTAAGTACCGGCACGTGTGCACCAGCCACCCCCACGAGTGCTCCTTCCAGGAGGGCAGGGTCCACAGCCCCGAG GGCTGCCCGGAGCTCCTGCCCAGCGGGGACCTCCTCATCCCGGTCGGCGTGATGCAGCCCCTAACCCTGCGGGCCAAAAACCTGCCCCAGCCGCAGTCGGGCCAGAAGAACTACGAGTGCGTGGTCGGCGTGCAGGGCCGGCAGCAGCGCGTGCCCGCCGTGCGCTTCAACAGCAGCAGTGTGCAGTGCCAGAACGCCTCG TACTCCTACGAAGGCGACGAGTATGGGGACACGGTGCTGGATTTCTCTGTGGTCTGGGACGGAGACTTCCCCATTGACAAGCCTGCCAGCTTCCGAG CCCTCCTGTACAAGTGCTGGGCGCAGCGGCCCAGCTGCGGCCTCTGCCTCAAGGCCGACCCCCGCTTCAACTGCGGCTGGTGCGTCTCGGAGAACAAGTGCCAGCTGCGTGCCCACTGCCCGGCCCCCAAGACCAACTGGATGCACCCTAGCCAGAGGAGCCCCCGCTGCAGCCACCCGCGCATCACGCAG GTCCACCCCCTCATGGGGCCCAAGGAGGGCGGCACCCGCATCACGCTGGCGGGTGAGAACCTGGGCCTCACCTCCCGAGAGGTGGGCCTGCTCGTGGCTGGCGTGCGCTGCAACTCCATCCCCTCCGAGTACGTCAGCGCCGAGAG GATCGTGTGCGAGATGGAGGAGTCGCTGGTGCCCAGCCCCCCGCCGGGGCCCGTGGAGCTGTGCGTGGGTGACTGCTCCGCCGACTTCCGCACGCAGTCCGAGCAGCTCTACACCTTCGTG ACCCCGACTTTCCACCGTGTGAGTCCCAGCCGGGGCCCAGCTTCGGGGGGCACGCGGCTCACCATCTCGGGCAGCTCCCTGGACGCCGGCAGCAGAGTGACCGTGACCGTGCGAGACGGGGAGTGCCAGTTCGTGAG GAGAGACGCCGAGGCCATCGTGTGTATCTCGCCGGGGTCCCCCGTGGGCCCCAGCCAGGCCCTCATCACCCTCGCCATCGACCGAGCCAACATCTCCAGCCCTGGGGTCACCTACACCTACACCCAGGACCCCACGGTCACTCGCCTTGAGCCCACCTGGAGCATTATCAA cgGAAGCACCGCCATCACCGTGAGCGGCACCCACCTGCTGACGGTCCAGGAGCCCCGCGTGCGGGCCAAGTACCGCGGCATCGAGACCACCAAC ACATGCCAGGTGATCAACGACACGGCCATGCTGTGTAAGGCTCCCGGGATCTTCCCCGGGCGGCCCCAGCCGCGGGCCCAGGGCGAGCACCCGGACGAGTTCGGCTTTCTCCTGGACCACGTGCAGGCGGCCCGCTCCCTCAACCGCTCGGCCTTCACCTACTACCCGGACCCCAGCTTCGAGCCGCTCGGGCCCTCGGGCGTGCTGGATGTCAAGCCGGGCTCGCACGTGGTGCTGAAG GGCAAGAACCTGATCCCCGCGGCGGCCGGCAGCTCCCGCCTCAACTACACGGTGCTGATCGGGGGCCAGCCGTGCGCGCTGACCGTCTCGGACACGCAGCTCCTGTGCGACTCGCCCAGCCAGACCGGCCGGCAGCCCGTGCTG GTGCTGGTGGGCGGCTTGGAGTTCTGGCTGGGCACGCTGCACATCACGGCCGAGCGCGCGCTGACCCTGCCGGCCGTGGCCGGGctggcggcgggcggcgggctcCTGCTGCTGGCCATCACCGCCGTGCTGGTGGCCTACAAGCGCAAGACGCAGGACGCCGACCGCACGCTCAAGCGCCTGCAGCTGCAGATGGACAACCTGGAGTCCCGCGTGGCCCTGGAATGCAAGGAAG cctttGCCGAGCTGCAGACAGACATCAACGAGCTGACGAACCACATGGATGGCGTGCAGATCCCTTTCCTGGACTACCGCACTTACGCCGTGCGCGTGCTCTTCCCGGGCATCGAGGCGCACCCGGTGCTCAAGGAGCTGGac ACGCCCCCCAACGTCGAGAAGGCCCTGCGCCTCTTCGGGCAGCTGCTGCACAGCCGCGCCTTCGTGCTCACCTTCATCCACACCCTGGAGGCGCAGAGCAGCTTCTCCATGCGCGACCGGGGCACCGTGGCCTCGCTCACCATGGTGGCCCTGCAGAGCCGGCTGGACTACGCCACGGGCCTGCTCAAGCAGCTGCTGGCGGACCTCATTGAGAAGAACCTCGAGAGCAAGAACCACCCAAAGCTGCTGCTGCGCAG GACAGAGTCGGTGGCCGAGAAGATGCTCACCAACTGGTTCACGTTCCTGTTGCACAAGTTCCTGAAG GAGTGCGCCGGGGAGCCCCTGTTCCTGCTCTACTGCGCCATCAAGCAGCAGATGGAGAAGGGTCCCATCGATGCCATCACGGGCGAGGCCCGCTACTCCCTGAGCGAGGACAAGCTCATCCGCCAGCAGATCGACTACAAGACGCTG ACCCTGCACTGCGTGTGCCCGGAGAGTGAGGGCAGTGCCCAGGTGCCTGTGAAAGTCCTCAACTGTGACAGCGTGACTCAGGCCAAGGACAAGCTGCTGGACGCCGTGTACAAGGGCCTGCCGTACTCCCAGCGCCCCAAAGCTGAGGACATGGACCTGG AATGGCGCCAGGGCCGCATGGCCCGCATCATTCTCCAGGATGAGGATGTCACCACCAAGATCGAGTGTGACTGGAAGAGGGTCAACTCGCTGGCACACTACCAG GTGACAGATGGCTCCTTGGTGGCGCTGGTGCCCAAACAAGTGTCTGCCTACAACATGGCCAACTCCTTCACCTTCACGCGCTCCCTCAGCCGCTACG AGAGCTTGCTGCGCACGGCCAGCAGCCCCGACAGCCTCCGCTCGCGGGCGCCCATGATCACGCCCGACCAGGAGACGGGCACCAAGCTGTGGCACCTGGTGAAGAACCACGACCACACCGACCACCGCGAGGGGGACCGTGGCAGCAAGATGGTCTCGGAGATCTACCTGACACGGCTGCTGGCCACCAAG ggcaCCCTGCAGAAGTTTGTGGACGACCTCTTCGAGACTGTGTTCAGCACCGCCCACCGGGGCTCGGCCCTGCCCTTGGCCATCAAGTACATGTTTGACTTCCTGGACGAGCAGGCCGACCAGCGCCAGATCAGTGACCCCGACGTGCGGCACACCTGGAAGAGTAACTG CCTGCCCCTGCGCTTCTGGGTGAACGTCATCAAGAACCCGCAGTTCGTCTTCGACATCCACAAGAACAGCATCACCGACGCCTGCCTGTCGGTGGTGGCCCAGACCTTCATGGACTCGTGCTCCACGTCCGAGCACCGCCTGGGCAAGGACTCGCCCTCCAACAAGCTGCTCTACGCCAAGGACATCCCCAACTACAAGAGCTGGGTGGAGAG GTACTACCGAGACATCGCGAAGATGGCGTCCATCAGCGACCAGGACATGGACGCCTACCTGGTGGAGCAGTCGCGCCTGCACGCCAGCGACTTCAACGTCCTCAGCGCGCTCAGCGAGCTCTACTTCTACGTCACCAAGTACCGCCAGGAG ATTCTCACCGCGCTGGACCGAGACGCCTCTTGCCGGAAGCATAAGCTGCGCCAGAAGCTGGAACAGATCATCAGTCTCGTGTCCGGCACCAGCTAA